The Deltaproteobacteria bacterium sequence GCTTCGAATTGGACTTTCACGTATGGGATGGAAGGCTCCCGGTCCAGAAGAAATGGTTGAAAAATGTAACGGAACAGGCTTCGATCAGCCTGAAAGAGAGACAGTTCAGAATTATCAGGCAAACGGATGATGCCTTTTTTGGGTAACTGTCTGTTGATAATCATGCTTTGCCCCTTTATAGTTAACATTTTGACTTATTGGCCTGTCTGGTATATGATTTACGCAGCGAGTTGTTCTCCTTCAGGCCAGATTTCTTCGATCTTTTCAGCATCAGCAGGCCTGGAACGGCGAATGAGTTCTATTACAGCTTTACGGACTTTATCTGACTTGCCATACCCGTTAAGAACGTTATTGACGGTCTTATATTTGGCGCCGGAGAAATCAACAATATCTTTAAGTTGAACAGCATTTATAGAAAGATAGCCTTTCACTAGTTGGCGCTTTGTTGGTTCTCTTTTCATTACACTGCTCCTTATGAAGAGGCTTCTTGTTGTAAGATTTATATTTTTTTATCTTTGTAATAGGATTTTTCCCATTGCTATAAATAAATATATACGCCCATTCGGGCGTTGTCAATAAATAAATGACCATTTGGGCGTTTTTGTATGAAAGATATTGGAATAGGAAAGAGATTAAGAGAAGTTAGAGGGCATATTTCTCAAAAGGATTTTGCAAAAAAAGTTGATATTCCTTTAAGAACATATCAACGTTATGAATCAGGTGAGCGGATACCACCATCTGACTGTTTATACAGAATTGCTGAAACAGTCGACATCCCGGCAGATTGGCTGCTTAAAGGTGATGCTGCTACCCTGCAAAAAAAACTGGTACAAGAACGTCAAACCTTATCAAAATTAGAAGAGAACCTGGAAGAACTTAACAGTAAATTACTTCTTCTATTTAAAGAATCAGAGACTCCTGTTCCCGATGATCTCAACGGCTTTATCAATACTTACTACTTTCTTAAAGAACATGGCATTGATCTCATGCTATTACTTGAAGAGGGAGAGACCTGTCATGAAAACAAGTTAAAAACCGGTATTAATTGCGATAAAGAAGAATATGAATGGCTAAACAAGCTTTTAACAATTCTTAGAACAAAAAAGAAAAAAACAGTAATCGCCATACAAAACAACCTTGATGCTTTTCTGGAAACGCCCGATGATCCAACAAAACGGGAAGACAACAGATTTACCTTAAAATCAAATAACACATTTAAAAAGAGTGAAAATATAGAAGAACCGAATAATGATGAACAGCCGAAAAGAGCTGGTTCGCCGGTTAGATCGTTAGCAGAAAAAAGGCTTGTCAAGTTTTTTAAACAGATAGATGACGAGGGCAGAGGGGGTGTTATAGGGCTCATCAGGACTTATTCAAGCACCCTGGAAGATAGCAAGTCAAAGTCTTTGGCCGATGACCTGCAATTCTGTTTTAAAAATTCCGGGGGCGAAGTGACACCTAAGTTGACAAACAAACTAACTTCCCTCTTTCGCTCACTCCCCGTTGATGGTAAGATGGGGCTTGTCGGCATGCTCAGCACCTATGTAAGCGCCATGGACGATGACGAGGTTCAAAATTCATATGATGATTTTAAAGTTACTTTTTTGAATGAGGTGAAAAGAGTGGGGTAAAGGTGGGGAAATTATTTGTTGTTTTTGCAATGCTTTTCTTCTT is a genomic window containing:
- a CDS encoding helix-turn-helix domain-containing protein translates to MKDIGIGKRLREVRGHISQKDFAKKVDIPLRTYQRYESGERIPPSDCLYRIAETVDIPADWLLKGDAATLQKKLVQERQTLSKLEENLEELNSKLLLLFKESETPVPDDLNGFINTYYFLKEHGIDLMLLLEEGETCHENKLKTGINCDKEEYEWLNKLLTILRTKKKKTVIAIQNNLDAFLETPDDPTKREDNRFTLKSNNTFKKSENIEEPNNDEQPKRAGSPVRSLAEKRLVKFFKQIDDEGRGGVIGLIRTYSSTLEDSKSKSLADDLQFCFKNSGGEVTPKLTNKLTSLFRSLPVDGKMGLVGMLSTYVSAMDDDEVQNSYDDFKVTFLNEVKRVG